TTATATTTATTCAGATTGGAACGGTATGTTGGTATCTCCAACCGAATTAGATCTGACTTTCGATTAAAAACGAAATCCTATCCCTACCTGAACATCTTGCTGCCACCCTTGGTAACCAAGCGTGGCATGCATGTCTAGTTGATCATTAAATCTGTATTGGCTCGATAACTCTGCGGATAAGTCATCACTGTTGTCGTCATGAGCAGCCACTCCTGAAGAATAGGTATTGACGACAGAGTGTAAGGTGCTGCTGAGCAGCAATTTATCATTATATTGGTAGCTTATACCACTCATTACGCCGTTACTTATTTGCGTGGGGTGACTGTCTAATCGCGTACCAACAAAGATATGCCAGTTTGGATCAATGGAATATCGATAGCCGCTGTTCAATGTCCAACTGTCTACTTGACTGCCGTTTTGCTCACTTGAAAAAAATAGTGAAGTGGCAGGTGAGGTTACGCTATCTAATGGTAAAAAATCTGCAGCTAGACAGACGGAAGGCACCAATAGTATGGAACATACGATAAGCCGTAATTTCACCATAACGTCCTCCCTGAATGAATCCTAAATATTGATTAAATAACAA
This DNA window, taken from Vibrio nitrifigilis, encodes the following:
- a CDS encoding ribonuclease regulator — its product is MVKLRLIVCSILLVPSVCLAADFLPLDSVTSPATSLFFSSEQNGSQVDSWTLNSGYRYSIDPNWHIFVGTRLDSHPTQISNGVMSGISYQYNDKLLLSSTLHSVVNTYSSGVAAHDDNSDDLSAELSSQYRFNDQLDMHATLGYQGWQQDVQVGIGFRF